Below is a genomic region from Calditrichota bacterium.
TTCTCGTTCTGGCTGCTTATTTGGGATGGCTTTACCCGTTTTGGGGGATGCCCTTCAATGGTCAGAGACATGGAAATCCGCCGCTCACGCCTCCCTGGGCGCTGGAATGCTGGCTCTGGGAGGATGACGCCAACACGGCGGCCCGCGTGGACGAGCTGGTGGCCGGCTACGCCTCTCACGACATCCCCGTGCGGACCCTTCTTCTGGACAGCCCCTGGAGCACCCGCTACAACGATTTTCAGGTCGACACCCTTCGCTATCCGCATCCCCAAAAATGGTTTAAGGCGTTGCAAGAGAAGGGTTACCGCGTGGTGCTCTGGATGACCTGTATGGTGAACAGTCGCAATAAAGACACCCGTATTCGGGACGCACACACCTGGTACGACTGGGCACGACAGAAGGGATATTTAGCGGGCGACGGATTTCAGGTGACATGGTGGAAAGGCACCGGTGGATTTGTGGATTACGCCAATCCCATTGCGCGGAAATGGTGGCACAACCTGCAAGAGCAGGTGTTTGCCCTTGGCATTGACGGCTGGAAATTGG
It encodes:
- a CDS encoding glycoside hydrolase family 31 protein, whose protein sequence is MEKKIIRKARRRKKKSVWKWIAGGLFILVLAAYLGWLYPFWGMPFNGQRHGNPPLTPPWALECWLWEDDANTAARVDELVAGYASHDIPVRTLLLDSPWSTRYNDFQVDTLRYPHPQKWFKALQEKGYRVVLWMTCMVNSRNKDTRIRDAHTWYDWARQKGYLAGDGFQVTWWKGTGGFVDYANPIARKWWHNLQEQVFALGIDGWKLDGTATYFSSKLGPIPLPYQETANGLRTTRQYMDAYYREEYRHGLRKNPGFVTLARAIDTPWAHPEGFAPI